The Sphingomonas sinipercae genome contains a region encoding:
- a CDS encoding PHB depolymerase family esterase: MMLKAFGALAALCAVAAAAEGSAGFRIVPTAANTPLARNGELLARLSTPFAYADLVGRNRAATLDAFPIDPRAERFGLFLPESNKPAKGYGLLVWVSPMDEAELPAGWAGVLQHRGVIFVTAARSGNQRSVLGRRIPLALTGAAHVVRSYPVDPDRVWIGGFSGGARVAEEMAIAYPDIFAGVIADGSSFPIGSKHVSLPGRALFERALSRTAIVLSSGGDDDFNRDAADQAAASLRRHCLGRILVERRRGEGHQVMSGRSLDKAIAFLDRPREPGAQLRRCRDALYARIDGELESAEALAQKRPNAAREMLRKIDRRYGGLAAPRSLQLRG; the protein is encoded by the coding sequence ATGATGCTCAAAGCCTTCGGTGCGCTGGCCGCTCTGTGCGCTGTCGCAGCGGCCGCCGAAGGCAGCGCCGGTTTCCGCATCGTCCCCACCGCCGCAAACACGCCGCTGGCAAGGAACGGGGAACTGCTGGCGCGGCTGTCGACACCGTTCGCTTATGCGGACCTGGTCGGCAGGAACCGCGCTGCTACGCTCGACGCATTCCCGATCGATCCCCGGGCCGAACGCTTCGGGCTTTTCCTTCCCGAGTCGAACAAGCCGGCGAAAGGCTATGGCCTGCTAGTCTGGGTGTCGCCCATGGACGAAGCCGAGCTTCCGGCCGGATGGGCCGGAGTGCTCCAGCACCGCGGGGTCATCTTCGTCACCGCGGCGCGGAGCGGGAATCAGCGGTCGGTGCTTGGACGGCGCATCCCGTTGGCGCTGACCGGCGCGGCCCATGTCGTCCGCAGCTACCCGGTCGATCCGGACCGCGTGTGGATCGGGGGCTTTTCCGGCGGCGCTCGCGTCGCGGAGGAGATGGCGATCGCTTATCCGGACATCTTCGCCGGCGTCATTGCCGATGGCAGTTCCTTCCCAATCGGGTCGAAGCATGTCTCGCTGCCAGGCCGGGCGCTGTTCGAGCGTGCCCTCAGTCGCACTGCGATCGTCCTTAGCAGCGGCGGGGACGACGATTTCAACCGGGATGCAGCGGACCAGGCCGCCGCCAGCCTGCGCCGCCATTGTCTCGGCCGGATCCTCGTCGAGCGGCGGCGGGGCGAAGGGCATCAGGTCATGTCGGGTCGGTCGCTGGACAAGGCGATCGCCTTCCTTGACCGGCCCCGTGAGCCGGGCGCGCAGCTTCGGCGCTGCCGCGACGCCCTGTACGCGCGCATCGATGGCGAACTGGAAAGTGCGGAAGCGCTCGCGCAGAAGCGCCCGAATGCGGCCCGCGAAATGTTGCGCAAGATCGACCGGCGGTACGGCGGGCTGGCCGCGCCGCGATCGCTGCAGCTTCGCGGCTAA
- the cmk gene encoding (d)CMP kinase — MLIAVDGPAASGKGTIARALADHFGLPHMDTGALYRAVALKLWRWGGDPSSEFEALRACEDLGVNPDDPELRSEPVGKIASAISAYPSVRAALLDRQREFAAQYGGAVLDGRDIGTVIAPDADAKLYVTASPEVRAQRRVRELMGRGLPAHYADVLLDLKVRDERDSGRDNAPLKQAPDAVLLDTSDLDREAAVAAAIRLVEDRLRAAGKVDAANRET; from the coding sequence ATCCTGATCGCGGTCGACGGCCCGGCCGCGAGCGGCAAGGGCACCATCGCCCGGGCGCTGGCCGACCATTTCGGCCTGCCGCACATGGACACCGGCGCGCTTTACCGGGCGGTGGCGCTCAAACTGTGGCGCTGGGGCGGCGATCCGTCGAGCGAGTTCGAGGCGCTGCGCGCCTGCGAAGACCTTGGCGTCAACCCGGACGATCCCGAGCTTCGAAGCGAGCCCGTCGGCAAGATCGCGTCGGCGATTTCGGCCTATCCGTCGGTGCGCGCCGCCTTGCTGGACCGCCAGCGCGAGTTTGCCGCGCAATATGGCGGAGCAGTGCTCGACGGCCGGGACATCGGCACTGTCATCGCGCCCGACGCCGACGCCAAGCTGTACGTCACCGCCTCGCCGGAAGTCCGGGCGCAGCGCAGGGTCCGCGAACTGATGGGGCGGGGCCTTCCGGCGCATTATGCGGACGTGCTGCTGGACCTGAAGGTGCGCGACGAACGCGACAGCGGGCGCGACAATGCGCCGCTGAAACAGGCCCCGGACGCAGTCCTGCTCGACACCAGCGACCTCGACCGCGAAGCCGCGGTCGCGGCCGCAATCCGGTTGGTGGAAGACCGGCTTCGGGCGGCCGGCAAGGTGGACGCTGCCAACCGCGAGACTTAA
- a CDS encoding TIGR02300 family protein — protein MVKPEWGSKRTCPKCATRFYDLTADDPVHCIECGTEWVPEPVLKSKQPLAFEAAAPVKEKAKDDDLEAEDLAIDEDEEPSADDEVDLTTDDDDLGVETGAKDEDV, from the coding sequence ATGGTCAAACCCGAATGGGGCTCGAAACGCACTTGTCCCAAATGTGCGACTCGCTTTTACGATCTCACCGCCGACGACCCGGTGCATTGCATCGAATGCGGCACCGAGTGGGTGCCCGAGCCGGTGCTCAAGTCGAAGCAGCCGCTTGCCTTTGAAGCCGCCGCGCCGGTTAAGGAAAAGGCCAAGGACGACGACCTTGAAGCCGAAGATCTGGCGATCGACGAAGACGAAGAGCCGAGCGCTGACGACGAAGTCGACCTCACGACCGACGACGACGACCTGGGCGTCGAAACCGGCGCCAAGGACGAAGACGTCTAG
- a CDS encoding ABC transporter ATP-binding protein, whose amino-acid sequence MSALSVDQVTKRFDRLTAVDDLSFSVPEGQVFGFLGGNGAGKTTTLRMVLDIIRPTSGKISVLGRPPGRENAPAIGFLPEERGLYRQMSAIDTITYFGRLKGMATADARAEGLALLDRFDLGAFAKSTIDKLSKGMAQKVQLATAIVNRPRLLILDEPFSGLDPVNQRLLEDEIRRAADGGATVVFSTHVMQHAERLCDRLLLLGKGRKRFEGTLDEARAQLPARLAVVARKPLDGIDGVRSCEARGCAVDGWQEYEVELEPGVRSGDMLQRFSEGGVPLRRFEERRVSLHDVFLHIVGPAEARS is encoded by the coding sequence ATGAGCGCGCTTAGCGTTGATCAGGTAACCAAGCGCTTCGATCGCCTGACGGCGGTCGACGACCTCAGCTTCTCGGTTCCCGAAGGCCAGGTATTCGGCTTCCTCGGCGGCAATGGCGCCGGCAAGACCACCACCTTGCGGATGGTCCTGGACATCATTCGCCCGACGTCGGGCAAGATCAGCGTCCTCGGGCGCCCGCCGGGACGCGAGAACGCCCCCGCCATCGGCTTCCTGCCCGAAGAGCGCGGCCTTTACCGGCAGATGTCGGCGATCGACACCATCACCTATTTCGGCCGGCTCAAGGGCATGGCCACCGCCGATGCGCGCGCCGAAGGCCTGGCGCTGCTCGACCGCTTCGATCTTGGCGCCTTTGCTAAAAGCACCATCGACAAATTGTCCAAGGGCATGGCGCAAAAGGTCCAGCTGGCGACCGCCATCGTCAACCGGCCGCGCCTCTTGATCCTCGACGAGCCCTTCTCCGGCCTCGATCCCGTCAACCAGCGACTGCTTGAGGATGAGATTCGTCGCGCGGCCGACGGCGGCGCAACGGTCGTTTTCTCCACCCACGTGATGCAGCACGCCGAGCGGCTGTGCGACCGGCTGCTGTTGCTCGGCAAGGGCCGCAAGCGCTTCGAAGGGACGCTCGACGAAGCCCGCGCGCAATTGCCCGCGCGCCTCGCGGTCGTCGCTCGCAAGCCGCTGGATGGGATCGATGGGGTCCGCAGCTGCGAAGCGCGCGGCTGCGCCGTGGATGGCTGGCAGGAATATGAGGTCGAGCTGGAGCCGGGCGTCCGCTCCGGCGACATGCTCCAGCGCTTCAGCGAGGGCGGCGTCCCGCTGCGCCGGTTCGAGGAACGGCGGGTCAGCCTGCACGACGTTTTCCTGCACATTGTCGGCCCCGCGGAGGCGCGCTCATGA
- a CDS encoding ABC transporter permease: MKNILIIAAREFRQIASMRSFWLTLLILPVALAAGPLASRFLEDNEPDRVIIVDRTGGGEARSIQQRFAADQDRATLQKLSRYVRRHKLEQADPGAAWAAHDRWYSDADIAQFRSSGGLDAALAKIERVKAPDTPEFKDPDTRFEVVAAPVALAATPDERLDAAVQGYLKPAGKDARPIDYVLMIPRDFGASPVVRLWARSEARSDFVTAVQDVLTRDLRARFLQSQGVSATAAEAAGTIAPALSISTPPPGGGAREAMLVRSIVPLALCYLLMMSLMLSGSWMLQGTVEERSNKLLETVLACASPEQLMYGKLLGTIAVGLSMILFWALCAIGAAYMTHGAIADMIRPALEPLTSPGTILTMIYFFIVGYILHSIIFLAIGSMSESMREAQGYLMPVLLAVLLPITFLMQAIIAGGGGMMIKVLTWVPFWSPFAVLARLGTGIAAWEVIGSGLVLAAFTVLMIVMLGRLFRSSLLAQGQRPNLKEAIARMRRGDGEDRKPARAS; encoded by the coding sequence ATGAAGAACATCCTGATCATTGCCGCGCGTGAATTCCGGCAGATCGCCTCGATGCGCAGCTTCTGGCTGACGCTCCTGATCCTGCCGGTGGCGCTGGCGGCGGGGCCGCTCGCCTCGCGATTCCTTGAGGACAATGAGCCGGACCGGGTCATCATCGTCGACCGGACCGGCGGCGGCGAAGCGCGCTCGATCCAGCAGCGGTTCGCCGCCGACCAGGACCGCGCCACCCTGCAAAAGCTGTCCCGCTACGTGCGCCGCCACAAGCTGGAACAGGCCGATCCAGGCGCTGCATGGGCCGCGCACGACCGCTGGTACAGCGATGCCGACATCGCGCAGTTCCGAAGCTCCGGCGGGCTCGACGCCGCGCTGGCGAAAATCGAGCGCGTGAAGGCGCCGGACACCCCTGAATTCAAGGATCCCGACACCAGGTTCGAAGTCGTCGCCGCCCCCGTGGCGCTCGCCGCAACGCCCGACGAGCGCCTCGACGCGGCGGTGCAGGGCTACCTCAAGCCGGCCGGCAAGGACGCCAGGCCGATCGATTACGTGCTGATGATCCCGCGCGATTTCGGCGCCAGCCCGGTAGTGCGGCTGTGGGCACGAAGCGAAGCTCGGTCTGACTTCGTCACCGCCGTGCAGGATGTCCTCACCCGCGACCTGCGGGCCCGCTTCCTGCAGTCGCAGGGCGTCTCGGCGACCGCTGCCGAAGCTGCCGGGACCATCGCGCCGGCGCTGTCGATCTCGACTCCTCCGCCGGGCGGCGGCGCTCGCGAGGCGATGCTGGTCCGCTCCATCGTCCCGCTCGCCCTGTGCTACCTGCTGATGATGAGCCTGATGCTCTCGGGCAGCTGGATGCTCCAGGGCACGGTCGAGGAACGGTCGAACAAGCTGCTCGAAACGGTGCTCGCCTGCGCCAGCCCCGAACAATTGATGTACGGCAAGCTGCTCGGCACCATTGCCGTCGGCCTGTCGATGATCCTGTTCTGGGCGCTGTGCGCGATCGGCGCGGCCTACATGACGCATGGCGCGATCGCCGACATGATCCGCCCGGCGCTGGAGCCGCTGACCTCGCCCGGCACGATCCTGACGATGATCTACTTCTTCATCGTCGGCTACATCCTCCATTCGATCATCTTCCTGGCGATCGGGTCGATGAGCGAATCGATGCGTGAAGCGCAGGGTTATTTGATGCCGGTCCTGCTCGCCGTGCTGCTGCCGATCACCTTCCTGATGCAGGCCATCATTGCCGGCGGCGGCGGGATGATGATCAAGGTGCTGACCTGGGTCCCGTTCTGGAGCCCGTTTGCAGTGCTTGCCAGGCTCGGCACCGGCATTGCCGCATGGGAAGTGATCGGCAGCGGGCTCGTGCTCGCCGCCTTTACGGTGCTGATGATCGTCATGCTTGGCCGCCTGTTCCGGTCGAGCTTGCTGGCGCAAGGCCAGCGGCCGAACCTGAAGGAAGCGATCGCCCGGATGCGCCGGGGCGACGGGGAGGATCGCAAGCCCGCGCGCGCCAGCTAG
- a CDS encoding DUF2231 domain-containing protein, whose amino-acid sequence MAPIHARNLHPIHPFHAFLLAGSAPLLVGALLADWAYSSSFELQWKNFASWLLVGGLVLSGFVLLWAVVDLLRTGLPGRSGLLYPGLLLATWVIGLIDALEHAKDAWASMPAALILSLVVAILAALSAWLGLRTFNREVWP is encoded by the coding sequence GTGGCTCCGATCCATGCGCGCAACTTACATCCGATCCACCCTTTTCACGCTTTCCTGCTGGCGGGGTCGGCCCCCCTCTTAGTCGGCGCATTGCTGGCCGATTGGGCCTATTCCAGCAGTTTCGAGCTCCAGTGGAAGAACTTCGCGTCGTGGCTGCTGGTCGGGGGCTTGGTCCTGTCCGGCTTCGTCTTGCTCTGGGCGGTCGTCGACCTGCTGAGAACCGGGCTCCCGGGGCGTTCCGGCCTGCTCTATCCGGGCCTGCTGCTGGCAACCTGGGTGATCGGCCTCATCGACGCGCTGGAGCATGCCAAGGACGCATGGGCGAGCATGCCGGCCGCGCTGATCCTGTCGCTGGTCGTCGCCATCCTTGCGGCACTGTCGGCCTGGCTTGGCCTGCGAACCTTCAACCGGGAGGTATGGCCATGA
- a CDS encoding PQQ-dependent sugar dehydrogenase, which translates to MTKRAFLAAAIAALLAGCGSDPAPSQSGPNPQLPEPERGLLPSMKIANPTGWGDRLPVVPAGYRISAIASDLGIPRQMLVLPNGDILVAEGRGGGAPKLVPKDVIATFIKAKGTTQVKSGNRLTLLRDADGDGRYEGRTVFADGLNAPYGLALIGNRLYVANQDSLVSFDYAVGQTKASGPPAKVTDLPSRINHHWTKSLAASPDGRFLYVGIGSNSNITERGLDVEQDRAMIWQVDAATGAHRPFATGIRNPTALTFQPGTGQLWAAVNERDEIGPNLVPDYVTSVKEGAFYGWPYAYWGPNEDLRVRPRKPEMVAKAIRPDYALGSHVAALGLSFSNPAVGGAFAEGLFVGEHGSWNRKTPVGYKVVFIPFRGGRPSGAPIDFATGFMVDGKTFGRPVGVTVDPRGALLIADDLSNTIWRVVPERTARPAATPEARLPAPA; encoded by the coding sequence ATGACGAAACGGGCATTCCTCGCGGCCGCGATCGCCGCCCTCCTCGCCGGTTGCGGCAGCGATCCCGCGCCTTCGCAATCCGGTCCTAACCCGCAGCTTCCGGAGCCGGAACGCGGGCTGTTGCCGTCGATGAAGATCGCCAACCCGACCGGATGGGGAGACCGCTTGCCAGTCGTCCCGGCAGGCTACCGGATTTCCGCCATCGCCAGCGACCTTGGCATCCCGCGGCAGATGCTGGTCCTGCCCAACGGCGACATCTTGGTTGCCGAGGGCCGCGGCGGCGGTGCGCCCAAGCTGGTGCCCAAGGACGTCATTGCCACCTTCATCAAGGCCAAGGGAACGACGCAGGTCAAAAGCGGCAATCGGCTGACCTTGCTGCGCGATGCCGATGGCGACGGCCGCTACGAAGGCCGCACCGTCTTCGCCGACGGGCTCAACGCCCCCTACGGCCTCGCGCTGATCGGCAACCGCCTGTACGTCGCCAACCAGGATTCGCTGGTCAGCTTCGACTATGCGGTCGGCCAGACCAAGGCGAGCGGACCGCCGGCCAAGGTCACCGACCTGCCCTCGCGGATCAACCACCACTGGACGAAGTCGCTGGCCGCCAGCCCTGACGGCCGCTTCCTCTATGTCGGCATCGGTTCGAACAGCAACATCACCGAACGCGGCCTGGATGTGGAGCAGGATCGGGCGATGATCTGGCAGGTCGACGCCGCCACCGGCGCCCACCGGCCCTTCGCAACCGGGATCCGCAATCCCACCGCCCTCACTTTCCAGCCGGGGACCGGCCAGTTGTGGGCCGCGGTGAACGAGCGGGACGAGATCGGGCCGAACCTGGTCCCCGACTATGTCACCTCGGTGAAAGAAGGGGCCTTCTACGGCTGGCCCTATGCCTATTGGGGCCCGAACGAAGACTTGCGGGTGCGGCCGCGCAAGCCGGAGATGGTCGCGAAGGCGATCCGGCCGGACTATGCGCTCGGCTCCCACGTCGCCGCGCTCGGCCTATCGTTCTCGAACCCCGCAGTGGGCGGGGCCTTCGCCGAGGGCCTGTTCGTCGGGGAGCATGGCAGTTGGAACCGCAAGACCCCGGTCGGTTACAAGGTCGTCTTCATCCCCTTCCGGGGCGGCCGCCCGTCCGGCGCGCCGATCGATTTCGCCACCGGCTTCATGGTCGACGGCAAGACTTTCGGCCGGCCGGTGGGCGTGACGGTCGACCCGCGCGGCGCGCTGCTGATCGCCGACGACCTGTCCAACACGATCTGGCGCGTGGTGCCGGAACGAACCGCCCGGCCCGCTGCTACGCCGGAAGCGCGGCTTCCAGCGCCGGCGTGA
- a CDS encoding response regulator encodes MSVSRSILIVEDEPLIAMMLEDFLESLGHNVHASCENVADALSQIEQGGFELAILDVNLNGQTAWPVAHKLREKGIPFVIATGGHVEPPPAEFLNVPVIEKPYTVDRVTPALEAALPA; translated from the coding sequence ATGTCCGTGTCGCGTAGCATTCTGATCGTCGAAGACGAGCCGCTCATTGCGATGATGCTGGAGGACTTCCTGGAGTCGCTGGGACACAACGTCCACGCATCGTGCGAGAATGTTGCCGACGCCCTCAGCCAGATCGAACAGGGCGGGTTCGAGCTCGCCATCCTCGACGTCAACCTTAACGGCCAGACGGCGTGGCCGGTCGCGCACAAGCTGCGTGAAAAGGGCATCCCGTTCGTGATCGCGACCGGCGGCCACGTCGAACCGCCACCGGCGGAATTCCTCAACGTGCCGGTGATCGAGAAGCCTTACACCGTCGACCGGGTCACGCCGGCGCTGGAAGCCGCGCTTCCGGCGTAG
- a CDS encoding hybrid sensor histidine kinase/response regulator, whose protein sequence is MLQPELPRTGNRPLSRAEPWLLPAIAAAAAISIASLLWLGGYPVAAALVSAAAIAGLIAAAAAGVRTPAVDLRQVVAVPDFSVVGSTLALAKDPIAICDAQGSLLLANDAYREKFEGGPPPSRLAVDDESRQALGVAVSMAWRDGAGCSAGIATSAGPVAVEVERIGARGDLLLWRFPRRQSDDPVALAASRVSGATGEKLGRAGILAALTDGEGAIVSANRPFVTRALDGADPGAGTLFGNLVSMDDDGHIRLLAEGEAARPLRAVHIPLDPPAPDGHGIFYLFDSPDSLPLSSSSHLQSMLDILPIGLALVDRDGRFLTMNDAFRAAAGLKSGARPVYPGDMVVKEDKAAVADAVRRNARGPAMSGDLAIRLARSPKEPVALTIAGLRGLGDAAVLLLLKDNSEEAKLKRQVAQATKMQAVGQLAGGVAHDFNNILTAIIGHCDLMLMRHTPGDSDYDDIQQIKLNSNRAAGLTRQLLAFSRQQTLRPQVLQLTDVVAEVSHLLKRLLGETVKLVVKHGRNLGSIRADPGQLEQVIINLAVNARDAMVENGGGTLTIQTYAVRSDQVAELGSDILPIADYSALSVTDTGCGIEPKVLGKVFEPFFTTKEIGKGTGLGLSTVYGIVKQSGGFIFADSKVGEGTRFVIYLPVHQVEADASKAAPVAKPKPNELWGSGTVLLVEDEPMVRTVAERALTRHGYTVMTANNGEEALEVLSHSGDDIVLLISDVVMPMMDGPTMVREARKDRPELPILFMSGYAEEQLRRSIDLDNVAFLPKPFSVQELAEAARKALEPKPLQDAAETAAE, encoded by the coding sequence ATGCTGCAACCGGAGCTGCCACGGACCGGTAACCGGCCGCTAAGCCGGGCCGAGCCGTGGCTGCTTCCGGCGATTGCCGCGGCGGCGGCGATCAGCATCGCCTCGCTGCTCTGGCTCGGCGGCTATCCGGTTGCCGCCGCGTTGGTCAGCGCCGCGGCCATCGCTGGCTTGATTGCCGCCGCTGCGGCGGGGGTCAGGACTCCGGCAGTCGACTTGCGGCAGGTGGTGGCGGTCCCGGACTTTTCGGTCGTCGGCTCGACCCTGGCGCTCGCCAAGGACCCGATTGCCATCTGCGACGCGCAGGGCAGCCTGCTGCTTGCCAACGACGCCTATCGCGAAAAGTTCGAAGGCGGACCGCCGCCGTCGCGCCTGGCCGTGGATGACGAATCCCGTCAGGCGCTTGGAGTCGCGGTGTCGATGGCGTGGCGCGACGGCGCCGGCTGTTCGGCGGGGATCGCGACCAGCGCCGGGCCGGTCGCGGTCGAAGTCGAGCGCATCGGCGCTCGCGGCGACCTTTTGCTGTGGCGCTTTCCGCGGCGCCAGAGCGACGATCCGGTCGCGCTAGCGGCAAGCCGGGTTAGCGGCGCGACTGGCGAGAAGCTCGGCCGCGCCGGGATCCTGGCCGCCCTGACCGATGGTGAAGGCGCGATCGTCTCCGCCAACCGCCCGTTCGTGACGCGCGCGCTCGACGGCGCCGATCCGGGAGCAGGAACGCTGTTCGGCAACCTCGTCAGCATGGACGACGACGGCCACATCCGGCTGCTCGCGGAAGGGGAAGCGGCGCGGCCGCTGCGGGCCGTCCACATCCCGCTCGATCCGCCCGCGCCCGACGGCCACGGCATTTTCTATCTGTTCGACAGCCCGGATTCGCTGCCGCTGTCGAGCTCATCGCACTTGCAGTCGATGCTCGACATCCTGCCGATCGGCCTTGCCCTGGTCGACCGGGACGGGCGCTTCCTGACGATGAACGACGCCTTCCGCGCCGCCGCCGGCCTGAAGAGCGGGGCGCGGCCTGTCTATCCCGGCGACATGGTGGTCAAGGAGGATAAAGCGGCGGTGGCCGACGCCGTCCGGCGCAACGCCCGCGGCCCGGCCATGTCGGGCGACCTTGCGATCCGGCTCGCGCGCAGCCCGAAGGAACCGGTCGCGCTGACCATTGCCGGCCTGCGCGGGCTTGGCGACGCGGCGGTGCTTCTCCTGCTCAAAGACAATAGCGAGGAAGCCAAGCTGAAGCGGCAGGTCGCGCAGGCGACCAAGATGCAAGCGGTCGGCCAACTTGCCGGCGGCGTCGCCCACGATTTCAACAACATCCTGACCGCGATCATCGGCCACTGCGACCTGATGCTGATGCGCCATACGCCGGGCGACAGCGACTATGACGACATCCAGCAGATCAAGCTCAATTCCAACCGCGCGGCGGGCCTGACTCGGCAGCTGCTCGCTTTCTCCCGCCAGCAGACCCTGCGGCCGCAGGTGCTGCAGCTGACCGATGTCGTGGCGGAGGTTTCGCACCTGTTGAAGCGGTTGCTTGGCGAGACGGTCAAGCTGGTCGTCAAGCACGGCCGCAACCTTGGGTCCATCCGGGCCGACCCGGGGCAGCTTGAACAGGTCATCATCAACCTGGCGGTCAATGCCCGCGACGCGATGGTGGAGAATGGCGGCGGAACGCTAACCATCCAGACCTATGCGGTGCGGTCCGACCAGGTGGCCGAGCTTGGCTCCGACATCCTGCCGATCGCCGACTATAGCGCGCTGTCGGTCACCGACACCGGCTGCGGCATCGAGCCCAAGGTGCTGGGCAAGGTGTTCGAACCGTTCTTCACCACCAAGGAAATCGGCAAGGGGACCGGCCTTGGCCTGTCCACCGTCTATGGCATCGTCAAGCAATCGGGCGGGTTCATCTTCGCCGATTCCAAGGTTGGGGAAGGGACCCGCTTCGTCATTTACTTGCCAGTCCATCAGGTCGAAGCCGACGCTTCGAAGGCCGCGCCGGTGGCCAAGCCGAAGCCCAACGAACTGTGGGGCAGCGGCACCGTGCTGCTGGTCGAGGACGAGCCGATGGTGCGCACCGTCGCCGAGCGGGCGCTCACCCGCCACGGCTATACGGTGATGACCGCCAACAACGGCGAAGAAGCGCTGGAAGTGCTGAGCCACAGCGGCGACGACATCGTCCTTTTGATCAGCGACGTGGTGATGCCGATGATGGATGGGCCGACCATGGTCCGCGAAGCGCGCAAGGACCGGCCGGAGCTGCCGATCCTGTTCATGTCCGGCTATGCCGAGGAGCAGCTGCGCCGGTCGATCGACCTCGACAACGTCGCCTTCCTGCCCAAGCCTTTCTCGGTCCAGGAGCTGGCGGAGGCGGCGCGCAAGGCGCTTGAGCCCAAGCCGTTGCAGGACGCGGCCGAGACGGCGGCGGAATAG